Proteins encoded together in one Lathyrus oleraceus cultivar Zhongwan6 chromosome 5, CAAS_Psat_ZW6_1.0, whole genome shotgun sequence window:
- the LOC127086398 gene encoding receptor-like protein kinase THESEUS 1, which translates to MVMVVMVKLVLVVVTIIAFVVNVSFALYTPHDNYLIACGSSKSINFQDRDFVPDSQHSALVLKTGNSVVVGSSTNSSVVVPSPIYQSARVFTDKGSYRFEVQPGRHWIRLYFYPLPNTSHDLTSASITVVSDDFVLLRNFSFRNYSGSYLFREYAVNVTSDTLTVTFIPSNGSVAFVNAIEVVSMPDDLFVDQALALSPLAPFSGLSELAFETVYRLNIGGTLLTAENDTLGRTWENDQKYLHVNSSVTNVSTSPSSIRYRPGVTAETAPNWVYATAEAMGDANVANSNFNITWSFNVDPDFSYFVRLHFCDIISKAMNTLVFNVFINTDIAIGSLDLSSLTNDLALPYYKDFVSNASSGNTLTVSVGPDTMADITNATMNGLEIMKISNSWKSLDGLSSVASLLPSSKSNKNKIGIIVGSAAGAVIALAFVGLCFCFLVRRKSKSPQEGGHSWLPLPLYGNSQTMTKMSTTSQKSGGTASFISSTNLGRFFTFQEILDATNKFDEKLLLGVGGFGRVYQGNLDDGTNVAVKRGNPRSEQGLAEFRTEIEMLSKLRHRHLVSLIGYCDERSEMILVYEYMANGPLRSHLYGTDLPPLSWKQRLEICIGAARGLHYLHTGASQSIIHRDVKTTNILLDDSFVAKVADFGLSKTGPALDQTHVSTAVKGSFGYLDPEYFRRQQLTEKSDVYSFGVVLMEVLCTRPALNPVLPREQVNIAEWAMNWQKKGMLDQIMDQQLVGKVNPASLKKFGETAEKCLAEYGVDRPSMGDVLWNLEYALQLQETSSALREPEDNSTNHITGIQLTPLENFDNSVSMIDGSNSVTDDDGEDAATSAVFSQLVNPRGR; encoded by the coding sequence ATGGTAATGGTGGTGATGGTGAAACTTGTTTTGGTTGTTGTTACTATTATTGCATTTGTGGTGAATGTGTCATTTGCCTTATACACACCTCATGATAATTACTTAATTGCTTGTGGTTCATCTAAAAGTATTAATTTTCAAGATCGTGATTTTGTTCCGGATTCGCAACATTCTGCACTAGTGTTAAAAACTGGAAATTCGGTTGTTGTTGGTAGTTCCACAAATTCTAGTGTTGTTGTTCCATCTCCAATTTACCAATCAGCTAGAGTTTTCACTGATAAAGGTTCTTATAGATTTGAAGTTCAACCGGGTAGGCATTGGATTAGGTTATATTTTTATCCTCTTCCAAACACTAGCCATGATTTGACTTCAGCTTCTATAACAGTTGTTAGTGATGATTTTGTTCTGTTAAGGAACTTCAGTTTTAGAAATTATAGTGGTTCTTATTTGTTTAGAGAGTATGCTGTCAATGTAACCTCTGATACTTTGACTGTAACATTCATTCCTTCGAATGGTTCGGTTGCTTTTGTGAATGCAATTGAAGTTGTGTCAATGCCGGACGATTTGTTTGTTGATCAGGCATTGGCGCTTAGTCCGTTAGCGCCTTTTAGTGGCCTTTCAGAACTTGCTTTCGAAACTGTTTACCGTTTGAATATAGGAGGAACCTTGCTCACTGCTGAAAACGACACGTTGGGAAGGACTTGGGAGAATGATCAGAAGTATCTCCATGTGAACAGTTCGGTCACTAATGTCTCGACTAGCCCTTCCAGCATTAGGTATCGACCGGGTGTTACGGCTGAGACGGCGCCTAATTGGGTCTATGCAACTGCTGAAGCAATGGGGGATGCAAATGTAGCCAATTCGAATTTCAACATTACTTGGAGTTTTAATGTGGATCCGGATTTCTCTTATTTTGTTCGGCTGCACTTTTGCGATATTATTAGCAAGGCGATGAACACGTTAGTGTTCAATGTGTTTATAAATACGGATATAGCTATCGGAAGCCTCGACCTATCATCTTTGACTAATGATTTGGCTTTGCCTTACTATAAGGACTTTGTTTCTAATGCTTCATCGGGTAACACTTTGACGGTAAGTGTCGGTCCTGATACGATGGCAGACATTACAAATGCAACTATGAATGGATTGGAGATAATGAAAATCAGCAATTCATGGAAGAGCTTGGATGGACTTTCTTCGGTTGCGAGTCTGCTTCCTAGTTCAAAATCTAACAAGAACAAAATAGGAATAATTGTTGGTTCCGCTGCTGGTGCTGTCATTGCCTTAGCTtttgttggtttgtgtttttgCTTTTTGGTTAGAAGAAAGTCGAAGTCTCCACAAGAGGGTGGTCATTCATGGCTTCCATTGCCGTTATATGGAAATTCTCAGACCATGACGAAAATGTCAACAACTTCACAGAAGAGTGGAGGAACCGCAAGCTTCATTTCTTCGACGAATCTTGGAAGGTTCTTCACTTTCCAAGAAATCCTAGACGCAACAAACAAATTCGATGAGAAGCTTCTTCTCGGAGTTGGTGGTTTCGGCAGGGTTTATCAAGGAAACCTTGACGATGGTACCAATGTAGCTGTTAAAAGAGGAAATCCTCGATCCGAACAAGGTCTTGCTGAATTCCGAACCGAAATTGAGATGTTATCCAAGCTCCGCCATCGTCATCTTGTGTCTCTAATTGGGTATTGTGATGAGAGGTCAGAAATGATTCTTGTCTATGAATACATGGCTAATGGTCCCCTCAGGAGTCATTTGTATGGAACAGACCTGCCACCTCTGTCATGGAAACAAAGACTTGAAATTTGCATCGGCGCAGCAAGAGGCCTTCATTATCTCCACACCGGTGCATCACAAAGTATTATTCACCGAGATGTAAAGACAACAAATATCCTTTTAGATGATAGCTTTGTTGCTAAAGTTGCTGACTTCGGCCTCTCCAAAACCGGTCCTGCACTCGATCAGACTCACGTGAGCACGGCCGTTAAAGGTAGTTTCGGTTATCTTGATCCAGAATACTTTAGAAGGCAACAACTCACAGAGAAATCCGATGTTTATTCATTCGGAGTAGTTTTAATGGAAGTGCTATGCACAAGACCGGCTTTGAACCCTGTCCTCCCTAGGGAGCAGGTTAATATAGCCGAGTGGGCAATGAACTGGCAGAAGAAAGGAATGCTTGATCAAATCATGGATCAACAACTTGTCGGAAAGGTCAATCCTGCTTCACTTAAGAAGTTTGGGGAGACGGCCGAGAAGTGTTTGGCTGAATATGGAGTGGATAGACCATCAATGGGAGATGTTTTGTGGAATCTCGAATACGCTTTGCAGCTACAAGAAACCTCATCAGCACTCAGGGAACCTGAAGATAACAGCACAAACCACATAACCGGGATTCAGTTGACACCACTTGAGAATTTTGATAACAGTGTTAGTATGATTGATGGAAGCAACTCTGTCACAGACGACGATGGTGAAGACGCTGCTACGAGTGCAGTCTTCTCACAATTGGTAAATCCACGTGGAAGATGA
- the LOC127086399 gene encoding uncharacterized protein LOC127086399: MNVLRNKCLIFVLLLSVFVSSCVSIKQTYVDTQTCTSSWSPCFLKKLPCPSQCPSKSPANSRDKVCYLACDSPVCKTQCKSRKPNCNGRGSACLDPRFVGADGIVFYFHGRRNEHFTLVSDVNLQINARFIGLRPKGRPRDYTWIQALGVLFDSHNFSVEATPSTVWDDEVDHLKLSYDGKELVIPEGHLSTWQSEENQLRVERTSNENGVMVTIPEVVEISVNVVPVTKEDSRIHNYQIPDDDCFPHLEVQFKFYGLSSKVEGVLGRTYQPDFQNPAKPGVAMPVVGGEDKYRTTSLVSTNCNACIFSSAKDSEQEGLEIIEYGMMDCTGGASSGNGIVCRR; encoded by the exons ATGAATGTGTTACGCAATAAATGCTTAATATTTGTTCTGTTATTATCTGTGTTTGTATCATCATGCGTGAGTATTAAGCAGACTTATGTAGATACTCAGACATGCACAAGCAGTTGGAGCCCTTGTTTTCTCAAGAAACTACCTTGCCCTTCTCAATGCCCTTCGAAATCGCCAGCTAACTCGAGAGACAAAGTTTGCTATCTTGCTTGTGATTCTCCTGTATGCAAAACTCAGTGCAAAA GTCGCAAACCAAATTGTAACGGCCGTGGATCTGCATGCTTGGACCCTCGGTTCGTTGGCGCGGATGGCATTGTTTTCTACTTTCATGGAAGGAGGAATGAGCATTTCACCTTGGTATCTGATGTCAACCTTCAAATCAATGCTCGTTTTATCGGCCTTAGGCCGAAAGGGAGACCGAGGGATTATACTTGGATTCAAGCATTAGGAGTTCTCTTCGATTCTCACAACTTTTCTGTTGAGGCCACTCCATCAACAGTTTGGGATGATGAAGTTGACCATTTGAAGCTCTCTTACGACGGAAAGGAACTCGTAATCCCAGAAGGTCATCTTTCTACGTGGCAATCTGAGGAAAATCAACTTAGAGTTGAGAGAACATCGAACGAGAACGGTGTGATGGTTACAATCCCAGAAGTTGTCGAAATATCTGTCAATGTGGTGCCTGTGACCAAGGAGGACAGTAGAATCCATAACTATCAGATTCCTGATGACGATTGTTTTCCTCATTTGGAAGTTCAGTTTAAATTCTATGGTTTATCGTCCAAAGTAGAAGGTGTTCTTGGTAGAACTTATCAGCCCGATTTTCAAAATCCGGCAAAGCCAGGCGTGGCAATGCCGGTTGTTGGAGGGGAAGACAAGTACAGAACCACGTCGCTTGTTTCAACCAACTGTAATGCTTGCATATTCTCTTCTGCTAAAGATTCTGAGCAGGAAGGATTGGAGATTATTGAATATGGTATGATGGATTGCACTGGAGGTGCCAGCAGTGGTAATGGTATAGTTTGCAGAAGATAA
- the LOC127082064 gene encoding uncharacterized protein LOC127082064 has translation MSQHQDTSASKNTKSTQKVSAPPMDIPDDEILDVVPLSVIPCEAIDLNQPMDASASACLNQGNISSIPSGSTPATNSKEDIHHTDRVIRNLVTGILNEGHSVKGVSTSLSKMYPSPEVEQHSEKDDNSSSSEKDMAAEGLCSLGQTVSDKRKFVASKTVNASHSEKHDDANVVIDLEDGSSGDQEERLLHHLKPSVAKRMKTRKGRSVAELMSARKTKKTAGIGPSKSWSKVEVKKRNVREDSESEEDVEEDVLDISPVKKTTARKSPVKVPVFHLDNISFHLKDGAAKWKFVIQRRVAVERELGKDVADVKEVMDLIKVAGLLKIVAGFSQCYEGRKIRGAGELEVTDNEVCREITARQVKGWPIKKHLPARKLTVKYAILHKIGAANWVPTNHISTIANTLGRFIFVVGTKVNFDYASKVGTIAELKETCKELGEGIRVATTRKQSLEALIASLEQDEGENIEHAKEAEAHTSSERYANNDETSDNSVSDADEAASSSSID, from the exons atgtcacaacatcaagaTACTTCTGCTTCAAAAAATACTAAGTCTACTCAAAAGGTTAGCGCTCCTCCCATGGACATTCCCGATGATGAGATTCTAGATGTTGTTCCTCTCTCTGTTATTCCCTGCGAGGCCATTGATTTGAACCAACCCATGGATGCCTCAGCTTCTGCATGCCTCAATCAAGGTAACATTTCTAGTATCCCTTCTGGCTCAACTCCCGCCACTAATTCTAAGGAAGATATACACCACACTGATCGTGTTATAAGAAACTTAGTCACTGgaatccttaatgaaggacattctgtGAAAGGAGTCTCTACTTCCCTGtctaaaatgtacccctctcctgaggttgaacaACATAGTGAGAAGGATGACAATTCCTCCAGTTCTGAAAAGGACATGGCTGCTGAAGGGTTGTGCTCTCTAGGGCAAACTGTGTCTGATAAAAGAAAATTTGTGGCATCTAAAACTGTCAATGCTTCCCACTCTGAGAAGCATGATGATGCAAATGTGGTGATTGATCTAGAGGATGGTAGCTCTGGTGATCAAGAGGAACGTTTACTTCATCACCTAAAGCCAAGTGTGGCTAAACGCATGAAGACTCGAAAAGGAAGATCTGTGGCTGAACTTATGTCAGCTAGAAAAACTAAGAAGACTGCTGGTATTGGTCCCTCTAAATCTTGGAGCAAGGTTGAAGTAAAGAAGAGGAATGTCAGAGAAGATTCTGAGTCTGAAgaggatgttgaggaagatgtcctTGACATCTCGCCTGTGAAGAAAACCACTGCTAGGAAATCTCCTGTTAAAGTTCCTGTTTTTCATTTGGATAACATCTCTTTCCATCTTAAGGATGGAGCtgccaagtggaaatttgtgattcaaagaaGGGTGGCTGTGGAAAGGGAGTTGGGAAAAGATGTTGCTGATgtcaaggaggtcatggacctgataaAGGTTGCTGGGTTGTTGAAGATTGTGGCTGGGTTCTCTCAATGCTATGAGG GAAGAAAAATTAGGGGTGCAGGTGAATTGGAAGttacagacaatgaagtctgtagaGAGATTACAGCTAGGCAGGTGAAAGGTTGGCCTATTAAAAAACATCTTCCTGCTAGGAAGTTGACTGTCAAGTATGCtatattgcataaaataggagCTGCAAATTGGGTCCCTACCAACCATATTTCAACCATTGCTAATACCCTTGGAAGGTTTATTTTTGTTGTTGGAACCAAAGTGAAttttgactatg cctcaaaagTTGGAACAATTGCTGAGCTTAAGGAGACTTGCAAAGAGCTAGgtgaagggataagggtagcaacaacTAGGAAACAATCGTTGGAAGCcttgattgcaagcttggagcagGATGAAGGTGAAAATATTGAAcatgctaaggaagctgaagcccacacctctagtgagaggtaTGCAAACAATGATGAGACAAGTGACAATTCTGTTTCTGATGCTGATGaagctgcaagctcaagctcTATTGATTAG